From Pseudomonas arsenicoxydans:
GCCAAACGTGCGCATTGCTTCCATCGGCTACGCCAGCGTCGATGCGGGTCTAATTGGTGCAACCAGCCGTGATTGCGCCCTCGGCGAACACCGGATGTTTGAACCGCAGACGGTGCTGGAGATCGTCGATGAGCTCACCGGCGAAGTCATCGAGGAATGTGACCGAACCGGGATGCTGGTAGTGACCAATCTCACCCGTCGGCTCATGCCGCTGCTGCGTTATCCGGTAGGAGACCTTGCTTGCTGGCGAGAGCCCAGCGCCACGCCCATGCGAAAATTTGCCATCAAGGGACGTAGCGCCCACAGCCAACGGGTTCGGGTGGGCATGTTTTCGTTGCTGATCGACGAAGTGCTGCACATGGTCCGCAATGTTACTGGCAGCGACCAATGGCAATTACGGATCGAGCAGCTGGGATGCAAGGACATTGTGAGCGTGAAGTGGGTTCCTTTCGATCAGGCCGCGGACACCTTTGCGGTGTCCAGTGCGTTATATGAAGCGCTCATGGCCCACTACCCCGCCATCGAGCACCTGACGCAAGAAGGCCTGCTGGAGTTGCGGGTGCTGTCATGCGCCGTTACGGAGTTGAAGCTTCACCCTCGCTCCGGCAAACAGATGCGTGTGCTGGATTTGCGCACCTATGACACCCCATCGTCGGAGTCCGCGTGATGACTGAGCTGATTTTTCGTCGCTATCGATCCTCGGACGCTCGGGGCGTGAGCCAGTTGTTTCGCGAGGTCTATGGCGATATCTATGTCCAGCCGGATGTTTACCTGCCAAACATGATCAGCCAGCACAATGCCGATGGTCGCTGGATGTCCATGCTGGCGGTAGAAGATCATCGCGTGCTGGGCCACGCGGCGTTGTGTCATGACTTGCCTTCTGGCACCACCGAACTGGCCCTCAGCGTCGTGCATCCCGCCGCGCAGGGACAAAGCATCGCGACCCGCCTTTCCCGAGAACTGCTGGAGCAAGCAGGTTCGCTGGGGTCAACGAGTGTTGTGATCAAGCAAGTCACTCACCATTCCTATACGCAGCGCATGGCGACCACTATCGGTTTCCAGAGCACCGGAGTGCTACCCGACTACGTCCCCTCGCCCTTCGCCGAGCCACTTGCGGAAACGATCGTGATGGGCTGTTACCTGGTCGAGGGGAACATCCGACCGCTTCCAGACATTGCGTGGCCAGAGAGCTGCCGTGGCTTCATGGAGCATTTGTGTTCGGTGTTTGGAACGCAGGCCGATGTGCCATCGCTGTCTTCGATACCGTTGCAGATCACG
This genomic window contains:
- a CDS encoding AMP-binding protein, which encodes MKSTYSLEQLVPYIRKHSNFYQAHLQHLPTDTLTLKDLPLTSVANYWADSSDLDRWPVLTAELSDGVVFKTGGSTSDGKLSVYTVSEWQTLVSTFGDSVSCQLKNGDRIANLFFCGDLYASFVFIHDALAHVKRSICEFPFTGQVSMDVLADALDRHRINVLVGVPAQLLQLAAYLKEQKQVLSGVDTLLYGGESLFASQLDMLREVLPNVRIASIGYASVDAGLIGATSRDCALGEHRMFEPQTVLEIVDELTGEVIEECDRTGMLVVTNLTRRLMPLLRYPVGDLACWREPSATPMRKFAIKGRSAHSQRVRVGMFSLLIDEVLHMVRNVTGSDQWQLRIEQLGCKDIVSVKWVPFDQAADTFAVSSALYEALMAHYPAIEHLTQEGLLELRVLSCAVTELKLHPRSGKQMRVLDLRTYDTPSSESA
- a CDS encoding GNAT family N-acetyltransferase, which encodes MTELIFRRYRSSDARGVSQLFREVYGDIYVQPDVYLPNMISQHNADGRWMSMLAVEDHRVLGHAALCHDLPSGTTELALSVVHPAAQGQSIATRLSRELLEQAGSLGSTSVVIKQVTHHSYTQRMATTIGFQSTGVLPDYVPSPFAEPLAETIVMGCYLVEGNIRPLPDIAWPESCRGFMEHLCSVFGTQADVPSLSSIPLQITQHHHRFEIVIQRLNKHLLEQVRQLPGHWLISARVELSAHFAEALHSLTMLGFAFTGLTPAPGRHGWFALFHRGAQPRSLSLHCPHMQQLHNDLQHNAQPLRSARSAA